A window of the Brumimicrobium sp. genome harbors these coding sequences:
- the pdhA gene encoding pyruvate dehydrogenase (acetyl-transferring) E1 component subunit alpha, with product MLLIRKFEEKVGQLYIQQKFGGFCHLYIGQEAVVVGAASATKKGDKHISAYRTHGHPISLGTNIRPLMAELYGKKTGIVKGKGGSMHFFDKEVNFMGGHGIVGAQIGMGAGIAFADKYKKNDNVTLVYFGDGAARQGILHETFNMAMNWKIPAIFIIENNNYAMGTSIERTTNVDDLSVIGASYKMPSFTVDGMKPETVHEAISMAAERARKGDGPTLLNIKTYRYKGHSLSDPQKYRTKEEVQEYQAKDPINYTLDIIRTNSLMTDKEIEAYEAWVDNEIVEAIKFAEESPLPDPSELYIDVYMQEDYPYIKEY from the coding sequence ATGCTTTTAATTCGCAAGTTTGAAGAGAAAGTCGGTCAGTTATATATTCAACAAAAATTTGGAGGTTTTTGCCACTTATATATTGGTCAAGAAGCTGTTGTGGTTGGCGCAGCTAGTGCAACAAAAAAAGGAGATAAACACATTTCGGCATATAGAACACATGGTCACCCTATATCTTTAGGTACAAATATTCGTCCACTTATGGCCGAATTATACGGAAAAAAGACAGGTATCGTTAAAGGAAAAGGTGGCTCTATGCACTTTTTTGACAAGGAAGTAAACTTCATGGGAGGGCACGGAATTGTAGGCGCACAAATTGGTATGGGAGCTGGAATTGCTTTTGCAGATAAGTATAAAAAGAACGACAATGTAACTTTGGTTTACTTTGGAGATGGAGCAGCACGTCAAGGGATACTTCACGAAACATTTAATATGGCAATGAATTGGAAGATTCCTGCTATATTCATTATTGAGAATAATAATTACGCCATGGGTACTTCTATAGAGAGAACTACTAACGTAGATGATTTGTCCGTAATTGGCGCTTCATACAAAATGCCCTCTTTTACTGTTGATGGAATGAAACCGGAAACAGTACATGAAGCAATTTCCATGGCTGCTGAAAGAGCACGCAAAGGTGATGGACCTACCCTTCTCAATATAAAAACATATAGATATAAAGGTCACTCTCTTTCTGACCCTCAAAAATATAGAACCAAAGAGGAAGTCCAAGAATATCAAGCAAAAGACCCTATAAACTATACATTAGATATAATTCGCACAAATTCCTTGATGACAGATAAAGAAATTGAAGCGTATGAAGCTTGGGTGGACAATGAAATTGTAGAAGCTATCAAATTTGCTGAGGAATCTCCTCTACCAGATCCTAGCGAACTCTATATAGATGTATACATGCAAGAAGATTATCCATATATTAAAGAATACTAA
- a CDS encoding cytidine deaminase has translation MKKEFSFSYQHISNFDSLPTTYQKTVNACREAKSEAYAPYSQFKVGAALLLENDEIITGNNQENKAYPSSMCAERVALYNYGAHSLHYKIKLLVVSGSGELLRKEDIFSPCGACRQVMAEYADVQGEPFEILLENQDGSFYLFDGIHHLLPLIFGNK, from the coding sequence ATGAAAAAAGAATTTAGCTTTTCCTATCAACACATCTCCAATTTTGATTCACTTCCAACTACATATCAAAAAACTGTAAACGCTTGTCGCGAAGCTAAATCAGAAGCATACGCTCCCTATTCTCAATTTAAAGTAGGCGCTGCTTTACTGTTAGAAAATGACGAAATAATTACGGGCAACAATCAAGAGAACAAAGCATATCCTTCCAGTATGTGTGCTGAAAGAGTAGCTTTATACAATTATGGAGCTCATAGCTTACACTATAAAATCAAATTATTAGTTGTATCAGGTAGCGGAGAACTATTGCGCAAAGAAGATATATTTTCACCGTGTGGCGCTTGTCGCCAAGTTATGGCAGAATATGCAGATGTACAAGGAGAACCATTTGAAATTTTATTAGAAAATCAAGATGGAAGTTTTTATTTGTTTGATGGAATTCATCATTTATTGCCTCTTATTTTTGGAAATAAGTGA
- a CDS encoding carbonic anhydrase, producing the protein MEIADVLRNNEKWVNEKLTKDSEFFKQMAEGQSPSFLFIGCSDSRVTAEAMMGVGPGEVFSHRNISNMAPNNDLNVLSVIYYAVEYLKVPHIIVCGHYGCGGIKAAMLPKDNGLLNPWLRNIRDVYRLHKTELNAIKDEAKRYDRLVELNVYEQVINVIKTKSVQLAISRKEVQVHGWVFDMKTGRIIDQKIDVDQIMNEIMSVYNVID; encoded by the coding sequence ATGGAAATAGCGGATGTATTAAGAAACAATGAGAAATGGGTAAATGAAAAACTAACAAAAGATTCGGAATTCTTCAAACAAATGGCTGAAGGTCAATCCCCTTCTTTTCTCTTTATAGGATGCTCCGACAGTAGAGTAACTGCCGAAGCTATGATGGGTGTTGGTCCTGGCGAAGTATTTTCTCACCGCAATATATCCAACATGGCTCCTAATAATGATCTCAATGTACTATCTGTTATTTACTATGCTGTTGAATATTTAAAAGTTCCCCACATTATAGTGTGTGGCCACTATGGCTGTGGCGGCATCAAAGCTGCTATGCTGCCAAAAGATAATGGCTTGCTTAACCCTTGGTTGCGAAATATCCGTGATGTATATCGCTTACACAAGACAGAACTCAACGCTATCAAGGATGAAGCAAAACGTTATGATCGTCTGGTAGAATTGAATGTATATGAACAAGTAATCAATGTTATTAAGACCAAAAGTGTACAACTTGCTATATCCAGAAAGGAAGTGCAAGTACACGGTTGGGTGTTTGACATGAAAACAGGAAGAATCATCGACCAAAAGATTGATGTGGATCAAATCATGAATGAAATCATGAGTGTTTACAATGTCATAGATTAA